In one window of Sciurus carolinensis unplaced genomic scaffold, mSciCar1.2, whole genome shotgun sequence DNA:
- the LOC124975829 gene encoding transcription factor E2F6-like produces MDPTAKGVRWPSKVQSLPPSKIGMNAEGSAQNVSGIKAPEGKRTRFHVSLVGLTQKFVDLITSTPGGVLDLNKAAAKLGVPKRRLYDITSVLNGIDFVEKKSKNHVQWIGSDLNNSEASAQRKKLQEELSDLSAMEDALDELIKDCSQQLYELTDDKTNESLAYVTCQDVHSIQDFREQIVIAIKAPEETTLDVAAPREDCLEVHVRSTKGPIDVYLCEMEQNHSNEETFDGVGTSSSESKHPDCPEKGENSPQQSEDSPEENNI; encoded by the coding sequence ATGGACCCCACCGCCAAGGGGGTTCGCTGGCCCAGCAAGGTGCAGAGCCTGCCGCCATCAAAAATAGGAATGAATGCAGAAGGTAGTGCACAAAATGTCTCCGGGATTAAAGCTCCCGAAGGGAAGAGAACTCGTTTTCACGTGTCGCTGGTTGGTTTAACTCAAAAATTTGTGGATCTCATCACATCCACTCCTGGGGGCGTTCTTGACTTAAACAAGGCTGCAGCGAAACTGGGAGTACCGAAACGAAGGCTCTATGACATTACCAGTGTCTTAAATGGAATTGACTTCGTGGAAAAGAAATCCAAGAACCATGTTCAATGGATAGGGTCTGACCTTAACAATTCTGAAGCCTCAGCCCAACGAAAGAAGCTGCAAGAGGAACTGTCAGACTTGTCAGCAATGGAAGATGCTTTGGATGAGTTGATTAAGGATTGCTCTCAACAGCTGTACGAATTAACGGATGACAAAACAAATGAAAGCTTGGCATATGTGACGTGTCAAGATGTCCATAGCATCCAAGACTTTCGTGAACAGATTGTTATTGCCATTAAAGCTCCAGAAGAAACCACATTGGATGTTGCGGCACCCAGAGAAGACTGTCTCGAGGTACACGTACGGAGCACCAAAGGACCCATCGATGTGTATTTGTGCGAAATGGAGCAGAACCATTCAAATGAGGAAACGTTCGATGGAGTAGGGACATCTTCATCTGAAAGCAAACATCCGGACTGCcctgagaaaggagaaaattctcCTCAGCAAAGTGAAGATTCGCCTGAAGAAAACAACATTTGA